The genomic segment GTTTAGGACCTCCACAAAATTATGATacacttttcattttctaactTTCCTCCTACAATCAAATTTCTTCAAATTTCCTACGCTTTCCCTAAATTTCCTAAACTTAACTGCAACACGTTTTAAATTTCCTCAAATTTCTACTACATGTTCTGATTCATCAAACATCGCATTCTGAGTTCATCCAACTAGTGTTTGTTTCTGTCATCACTTGTTGGTCAAGGTTTAGCAAACCAGTGTGCTCACCAGCCTGGGTTTACCAAACTAGGGTCTAGGTTCAGCAAACCAGTGCGTACGTCAACTTGAGTTCAGCAAACTAGTGCACACATTAGCCTAAGTTCAACAAACCAATGAGCTTGCTATCTTGAGATCAACAAACCAGTGCGCAAGCCTAGCCTAGGTTTAACAAACCAGTGCACAAGGCCACCTGAGTCTAGCTAACTAGTGCACTTGCTGGCTTGAGTTCAACAAATCAATGCGCTCGCTTTCCTAGGTTTAGTAAACTAGTGTGCTCGTTGGCAAGGGTTCAACAAACTAGGGTGCTTGTCAACGAAGGTTCATTAAACCAGTGCGCTTGTGACCAGGGTTCATTGCATCGAAATTAAACTCAGGTATTATAGTGAGTTCATCAACCTAGGCGTTCTAGTGAGTTAATTGACCAACCATTGTTCATCAATCATTGCTCGTCAACCATTGCTTGGCTTTGTAATGCATCGTCTTCTGCCCCAACATTCTTTCGGGCTTTCAAGGCAGGAATAACGTGTGACTCTTcctatatttctttattttgagtatttcctggaaaaaaaaattgtttatgaaGATCCAAATTCTCACTGACTTATCATAATGAAGATTGGGTGGGTGTAGTGTTTGTGCCTTGTAGTATTCAACAAATCACCAACAAAAACCACCAATTTCCAACAAAGTTTTTCTAATATTGACGGGCATCAAACTTTATAATTTCACAATTCTTAGGCTTTCACCTCCATTTTATGTAACCTTGATCTTTTCTCTCATTAGCAAGGCAATTAAAACCCTTTTCTACAAAAGGACAGTGAAAAACATCATACAAAGAGTAGTTATCATCCCTTACTTCTCTTTACTATAAGTGTATGTGCCTTATAGTAAAGATTGAAAATTAACTTACCTCTCTTGAATTgaaattaatgtattttgtgTGTCACTACATGATAAGGTTTACTTCAACATTCATAAATCTATATGAAATAGAAATTTTCAAGGTGAGTAGATTTGAGTTTATTTAGAaacaagtattttattttttaattcaatctttatttgtatattttatgaatattgttttctttttactgtgttagtgtattttattaaatatcgtataggaatattttttaatggataaatttcaaaatacaattGAATActcaattgatttaaaaaaatattatattttgctCTTGAGAATATATAGGACTCATAAAGATACAATTTGATACTTATGTCTCAAATATGGgtttataataaaatgacaaattaGAAGCATATTTGAGAAGCACTTATGAGTTTATGAAATAcagttttaattttacaattttaagttttaataaatatttgaattgttataattagaaaataattacattaaataataaaattgtatgtATAGTgacatatataatcaatttataaCAGAGGTAAAAAGAGTAAAATGACATTCAATTTCTCTCTCATAAGCTATATTTGTGATTCGAAAGGCAGTATAATTGACATCTTCGTTTGGcttaaagtattattatattttcaattttattaatagcAATTGGTATTTTTGGTATCagaaaatgtaatatatattataaataaatagaacttaaatttaaaatgaaaaagtgtTCTTTAATAAACACTTTCTTATTCAATATTTGTCATTGGTTGTAAAAGTAGTTGCATCAAAACGTGGGAAAAATAAATAACGGGAACAGAGGAAAGGTGTGCTTATTTTTTGGTTGAATCACGTTGATGATCTGTAATGGATTCGCATCCATCGCATTAGAAAGAGGTAGCAaatcacaataaaatacaaagtcaacttttatttttttattgaaaggTATAATAGTGTCCTCTGTCATGATTATCAATTTTCATTATTCCAATAAgtaccttttatttatttttaatcaagaagactttttggtttttataaatttataaaccgCTATTCGATCTTTTTATGCAACCTTGATAAGATAATACTTTGTCGTTCTTATTcataacatttaattaatttattatgatattaaCTCAGTTGATAGTGATAagcttattttaaattaacatttaaaaaaaaaaactacctTACTTTTTAATGTTAATCTCTCTTCTAACTTATTACTTTTACaagattttatctttaaattatagATAATGTACTCTAAAAATGTTTCAATTAACACTAACATTACAATAGAGTCttacaaataaaacaatcaataagacttttaatttgtgtttcattaaaaaaattagaaaatagtaATTTTCATTGCAAATTAAATACCACCTAAATATATTACTAATTAccctttaaaaaaatcattagtaTCCTACTATTTAAAAAGTacatatttgagaaaaaaaaactacataatTACCAATTTAGAATTCTAAAACAACCAAGTTAATAAAAACTGTACTCACAAAATGCTAAAAACAACCAAGGAGGATAAAGGGAGGGAAAAGAAgatgaggaatatgagtatgaaaTAGTCTGTCGTATATCCactaaatgaaattgaaataaattctaaatttctTCGGGGGCAACATTTGACGCCCACAGCTATCCTTTGTTTGCAAACAAATCTGTACACGAAAAACGACACCAAAATCAAGAAACAAGAATCGACCAAGCAGGGAATGAAAAACTCAAAACTGTGATCTAATTTCAGTTTTCTTTCACTGGTATCGAAGAAAGGATCAGTCTTTGAGCAGGTTTTGGAATGAGATAAAGTGGAAAATGACTTGAAGGGGTTTGTGTTTGTGGTGGATAAATCATGAATGAGTTTGGTTTTCATTTGATCTGATACGAAACAACTTTGTCGTGTGACTTGTTCCGACCTGAAACCAATGGATACACGGAGTGTTTGATATGATTGATGAgcgatgaaagaaaagaaacttgGTATGATTCGTTTCTTTCACGCACTGGTTGGAAACGAAGCAAGCAAGTGCACAGGTATGCAAGGCGAGTTCTTCCACGCTTTGGCGTGCAGTTTGAGAATCTCCTTGGCTTTTTCCTTCGCCTTGTTCCCGCTATCCACCTGCAGCACCAAGCAGAGTTTCGCAACCACCCCCAGCTGCACCATGTCCTGCAACACGCTGGGCGTCGCCGAGAATCTACACACGGCCAACAGAATCTTCGTCGCCCTGTCGTTCGCCATCGTCGACACCCTCAGAATCTTCTTGGCCACGATCGCCACCCCCGCCGCGTGCGCCAGCAACTCCGCGCGCCCGTCCGCGCTCTGACACAGAGTCTCCAACACAACGAGCATCATCTCGCAGGGCTTCCTCTCCCTGTATTCAAGAAGAAGCTCCACGATAACCGGCACCGCCCCGGCCTCCACCGCTTTCACCCTGTTCCTCCCCCACGGACACACCTGAATCAGCGTCTGAAGTGTGGCCTTGGAACCCTTCTGCGAAATCTGGTCCTTCAGGACTTGAACCAGTTCGACAAACAATTCCGGTTTCAGGTTATTTAACTGCACCGGCTCCGCCACTTCCGACAACGACTTCAGTAGAAAAACAGCGTAAGCACGTGACTCGTAGATTCCTCTCTGCATAACCTTGGTTAACGAGTTTAGAAACTCGGGGTGACTCAGTAGA from the Vigna angularis cultivar LongXiaoDou No.4 chromosome 3, ASM1680809v1, whole genome shotgun sequence genome contains:
- the LOC108325537 gene encoding E3 ubiquitin-protein ligase PUB23, translated to MDEIDVPPFFLCPISLELMKDPVTVSTGITYDRHSIEKWLFASNNDTCPVTKQPLLPDLTPNHTLRRLIQAWCTVNASHGIQRIPTPKPPVDKTIIQNLLKDASGSPNLQLQCLRTLKSIASESQTNKRSIESAGAVKFLASVITNTVNSCLDDDVELELKASVADEALSLLHNLHLSEPGLKTLLSHPEFLNSLTKVMQRGIYESRAYAVFLLKSLSEVAEPVQLNNLKPELFVELVQVLKDQISQKGSKATLQTLIQVCPWGRNRVKAVEAGAVPVIVELLLEYRERKPCEMMLVVLETLCQSADGRAELLAHAAGVAIVAKKILRVSTMANDRATKILLAVCRFSATPSVLQDMVQLGVVAKLCLVLQVDSGNKAKEKAKEILKLHAKAWKNSPCIPVHLLASFPTSA